In Bradyrhizobium sp. CCBAU 051011, the following are encoded in one genomic region:
- a CDS encoding ABC transporter permease, giving the protein MSDAVVPHRVEPNAAAARSGTNWLKRGLDSDIFYSFRRSRMTMVAAAVTVLFFLLAIFASQLSVQNPFDPAQLQLMNSRISPLWTAEGQSPFLLGTDEQGRDVFSAILYGLRISLVVGVLGVILAGTLGITLGLVAGYVGGAVDGLIMRIADVQLTFPAILIALLVNGVAKSVFGNRLDAMSTLAVLVVAIGLSFWVQYARTVRGSVMVEKSKDYVAAAQLIGLPAPKIMLRHVLPNTMGPILVIATINLALAIITEATLSFLGAGMPDTMPSLGTLIRIGNNYLFAGEWWIVAFPGIALAGLILSINLLGDWLRDALNPKLR; this is encoded by the coding sequence ATGTCCGACGCCGTCGTCCCACACCGAGTTGAACCGAACGCAGCAGCGGCGCGTTCCGGAACGAACTGGCTGAAGCGCGGGCTCGACAGCGACATCTTTTATTCGTTCCGCCGTTCCCGCATGACGATGGTCGCGGCCGCCGTCACCGTCCTGTTCTTCCTGCTGGCGATCTTTGCTTCGCAATTGTCAGTGCAGAACCCGTTCGATCCGGCGCAATTGCAATTGATGAACTCCCGGATCTCGCCGCTGTGGACCGCCGAGGGCCAGAGCCCGTTCCTGCTCGGCACCGACGAGCAGGGCCGCGACGTGTTTTCGGCGATTCTCTATGGCTTGCGGATTTCGCTCGTGGTCGGCGTGCTCGGCGTCATCCTGGCCGGCACGCTCGGCATCACGCTTGGCCTCGTCGCGGGCTATGTCGGCGGCGCGGTCGACGGGCTGATCATGCGTATCGCCGACGTCCAACTCACCTTCCCCGCCATCCTGATCGCGCTATTGGTCAACGGCGTTGCCAAGTCCGTGTTCGGTAACCGGCTGGACGCCATGAGCACGCTGGCGGTGCTGGTGGTCGCGATCGGCCTGAGCTTCTGGGTGCAATATGCCCGCACCGTGCGCGGCTCGGTCATGGTCGAGAAGAGCAAGGACTATGTTGCCGCCGCGCAGCTGATCGGCCTGCCCGCGCCCAAGATCATGCTGCGGCACGTGCTGCCGAACACGATGGGGCCGATCCTGGTGATCGCGACCATCAATCTGGCGCTGGCCATCATCACCGAGGCAACGCTGTCGTTCCTCGGCGCCGGCATGCCCGACACCATGCCCTCGCTCGGCACCCTGATCCGGATCGGCAACAACTATCTGTTCGCCGGCGAATGGTGGATCGTCGCCTTCCCCGGCATCGCGCTGGCGGGGCTGATCCTCTCCATCAACCTGCTCGGCGACTGGCTGCGCGACGCGCTCAATCCAAAGCTCCGATGA
- a CDS encoding ABC transporter permease: MLAFTLRRAIQAIGVMIAVGVIAFSMFRFAGDPVNQIVSLDTPAAEREAVRKSLGLDDPVPVQFARYFGNAVQFKFGVSYQFRQPVSNLLMERMPATLELAACATVLAMVFGILMGVYSALRRDTILTKFFQAVSLIGISLPTFLIGILLIYLFSVTLGWLPSFGRGDVVRIGWWTTGLLTLSGLKALIMPSITLGLFQMTLIMRLVRAEMLEVLRTDYIRFARARGLTTRAIHFGHALKNTLVPVITVAGLQFGSVIAFAIITETVFQWPGMGLLFVQAVQNVDIPIMAAYLLMVSLIFVTINLVVDILYTIVDPRLRSTISRPA, encoded by the coding sequence ATGCTCGCTTTCACTCTTCGCCGTGCTATCCAGGCCATCGGCGTCATGATCGCGGTCGGCGTCATTGCGTTCTCGATGTTCCGTTTCGCCGGCGACCCCGTCAACCAGATCGTCTCCTTGGATACGCCGGCCGCCGAACGCGAAGCGGTGCGCAAATCGCTCGGGCTTGACGATCCCGTGCCGGTGCAGTTCGCGCGCTATTTCGGCAACGCCGTACAGTTCAAGTTCGGAGTCTCCTATCAATTTCGTCAGCCGGTTTCGAACCTGCTGATGGAGCGGATGCCGGCGACGCTGGAGCTCGCCGCCTGCGCCACCGTTCTCGCCATGGTGTTCGGCATCCTGATGGGCGTCTATTCGGCGCTGCGGCGCGATACGATTCTCACAAAGTTCTTCCAGGCGGTATCGCTGATCGGAATTTCGCTGCCGACGTTCCTGATCGGCATTCTCTTGATCTATCTGTTCTCGGTGACGCTGGGCTGGCTGCCTTCATTCGGCCGCGGCGATGTGGTGCGGATCGGCTGGTGGACTACCGGACTGCTCACGCTGTCCGGACTGAAGGCGCTGATCATGCCCTCGATCACGCTCGGTCTGTTCCAGATGACCCTGATCATGCGGCTGGTGCGCGCTGAAATGCTCGAAGTACTCCGTACCGATTACATCCGTTTCGCCCGCGCCCGCGGCCTGACCACGCGCGCCATTCATTTCGGCCATGCGCTGAAGAACACGCTGGTTCCCGTCATCACCGTTGCGGGGCTGCAGTTTGGCTCGGTTATTGCATTTGCCATCATCACTGAAACCGTCTTCCAGTGGCCGGGTATGGGATTGTTGTTCGTGCAGGCCGTGCAAAACGTCGATATCCCGATCATGGCGGCCTACCTGCTGATGGTGTCGCTGATCTTCGTCACCATCAATCTGGTGGTCGATATCCTTTACACCATCGTCGATCCGCGCCTGCGCTCGACCATTAGCCGTCCGGCATAA
- a CDS encoding ABC transporter substrate-binding protein, translating to MSVRQTLLAAATASILALAMAPASAQTLRYANQGDLKSLDPYTLNESTTHAHLAHVFEGLTARDKDLKIIPALAESWETPEPTRWRFHLRKGVKFQNGDPFTADDVVFSAERVRKKGSNLQTRIPSDAKVVKVDDHTVDFVLTSPNPILNSQWDTWYIMSKKWAEANNAVEPTPAAATTPSFASLNANGTGAFSIESHQPGVKTVFKANPNWWRKPEHNLKEIVFTPIGSDATRVAALLSGEVDVIEPVPIQDITRVDSSPNAQVLKGPELRTIFLGMDQVRDELLYSNVKGKNPFKDIKVREAFFKAVDIELIKTRVMRGLSTPSPLMIAPQLFKLSGDFTRPKLDPDGAKKLLTEAGYPDGFEVTMDCPNDRYVNDAAICQAVVGMLARIGVKVTLLAQPKAQYFAKVLKPGGYQTSFYLLGWTPGTLDSHNVLFDIMGCRDDPKSARGEANLGGYCNKKLDELTDKVLQESDMNKRDLLIKDAYAIGAKDFAYIPLHQQALAWGVSKKVKLSQRADNQVLLYWATKQD from the coding sequence ATGTCGGTACGTCAGACTTTGCTTGCAGCGGCCACGGCTTCGATCCTTGCGCTGGCAATGGCGCCCGCATCGGCCCAGACCCTGCGCTATGCCAACCAGGGCGACCTCAAGTCGCTCGATCCCTACACGCTGAACGAGAGCACCACCCACGCCCATCTCGCTCACGTCTTCGAAGGCCTTACCGCCCGCGACAAGGACCTGAAGATCATCCCGGCGCTGGCCGAGAGCTGGGAAACGCCGGAGCCGACCCGCTGGCGGTTCCATCTGCGCAAGGGCGTGAAATTCCAGAACGGCGACCCCTTCACCGCCGACGACGTCGTTTTCTCGGCGGAACGGGTCCGCAAGAAGGGCTCGAATCTGCAGACCCGCATTCCCTCCGACGCCAAGGTCGTGAAGGTTGACGACCACACGGTGGACTTCGTCCTGACCTCACCCAATCCCATCCTCAATTCGCAATGGGATACCTGGTACATCATGAGCAAGAAATGGGCCGAGGCGAACAATGCCGTCGAGCCCACGCCCGCCGCGGCGACGACGCCGAGCTTCGCCTCGCTCAATGCCAACGGCACCGGCGCCTTCTCGATCGAAAGCCATCAGCCCGGCGTCAAGACCGTGTTCAAGGCCAATCCAAACTGGTGGCGCAAACCGGAGCATAACCTCAAGGAAATCGTGTTCACGCCGATCGGCTCGGACGCCACGCGCGTGGCCGCACTGCTGTCGGGCGAAGTCGATGTCATCGAGCCGGTTCCGATCCAGGACATCACGCGGGTCGATTCCAGCCCGAACGCCCAGGTGCTGAAGGGACCGGAACTTCGCACCATCTTCCTCGGCATGGATCAGGTGCGCGACGAGCTGCTCTACTCCAACGTCAAGGGCAAGAACCCGTTCAAGGACATCAAGGTGCGCGAGGCCTTCTTCAAGGCCGTCGACATCGAACTGATCAAGACCCGCGTCATGCGTGGCCTGTCGACGCCTTCGCCGCTGATGATCGCACCGCAATTGTTCAAGCTGTCCGGTGACTTCACGCGCCCGAAACTCGATCCTGACGGCGCCAAGAAGCTCTTGACCGAAGCCGGCTACCCCGACGGCTTCGAAGTTACGATGGACTGCCCCAACGACCGCTATGTCAACGACGCCGCGATCTGTCAGGCGGTCGTCGGCATGCTGGCCCGCATCGGCGTCAAGGTGACGCTGCTGGCCCAGCCCAAGGCGCAGTATTTCGCCAAGGTGCTGAAGCCCGGCGGCTATCAGACCTCGTTCTATCTGCTCGGATGGACCCCCGGCACGCTCGATTCCCACAACGTCCTGTTTGACATCATGGGCTGCCGCGACGATCCGAAATCGGCGCGCGGCGAGGCCAATCTCGGCGGCTACTGCAACAAGAAGCTTGACGAACTCACCGACAAGGTGCTGCAGGAGTCCGACATGAACAAGCGCGATCTCCTGATCAAGGACGCCTACGCGATCGGCGCCAAGGACTTCGCATACATCCCGCTGCATCAGCAGGCGCTGGCGTGGGGCGTGTCGAAAAAAGTCAAGCTGAGCCAGCGCGCCGACAATCAGGTCCTGCTGTACTGGGCCACCAAACAGGACTAG
- a CDS encoding FAD-binding oxidoreductase, whose translation MAELKADVLVLGAGMVGVSAALHLQKRGRNVVLIDRHDIAGEETSYGNGGLIECASVFPYMFPRDVGQILRYAFLRAPQVSYHFRDLPAFLPWLTRYFLASSPKRALHSAMAELPLIQRSLIEHEALIAEANVPELLRRTGWIKLFRSEATFADAVQDLKRAGQHGVTGEVLDGPAIIAREPHLTGDFSGAIHFPTPGFVPDPGGLAKAYAALFGRKGGRYLVGDARTLEPSGGRWRVATLEGSITAREVVVAMGPWSDQVLRPLGYSIPLQVKRGYHLHLKPRGNAVLHHPVLDTDLGYLLAPMNRGIRLTTGAEFAHRDAPPTPVQVERALPRAHKLFPLGEPVDAKPWMGARPCLPDMLPVIGKAPRHDGLWFDFGHQHHGLTLGPATGRLLAEMMTGETPFADVRPFAIERFG comes from the coding sequence ATGGCGGAACTGAAGGCCGACGTTCTCGTCCTGGGTGCGGGCATGGTCGGCGTCAGCGCCGCTTTGCACCTGCAGAAGCGCGGCCGGAACGTGGTTCTGATCGACCGGCACGACATCGCCGGCGAGGAGACCAGTTACGGTAATGGCGGATTGATCGAGTGCGCCTCGGTTTTTCCCTATATGTTTCCGCGGGACGTAGGCCAGATCCTGCGCTACGCTTTCCTTCGCGCGCCGCAGGTGAGCTATCATTTCAGGGACTTGCCGGCCTTCCTGCCGTGGCTGACGCGGTATTTCCTCGCGTCGTCGCCCAAGCGTGCACTGCACAGCGCGATGGCCGAATTGCCGCTGATCCAGCGCAGCCTGATCGAGCATGAGGCGCTGATTGCGGAAGCCAATGTGCCGGAACTGTTGCGGCGGACCGGCTGGATCAAGCTGTTTCGCTCCGAGGCGACGTTTGCGGATGCGGTACAGGATCTCAAGCGCGCCGGGCAGCATGGTGTCACCGGCGAGGTGCTGGATGGGCCCGCCATTATCGCGCGCGAACCGCATCTGACCGGCGATTTCTCCGGCGCCATCCATTTTCCCACGCCGGGATTTGTGCCCGACCCCGGTGGGCTGGCCAAGGCCTATGCGGCATTGTTCGGCCGCAAGGGCGGGCGATATCTCGTCGGCGACGCCCGAACGTTGGAGCCGTCCGGCGGACGGTGGCGGGTGGCGACGCTGGAAGGCTCCATTACGGCGCGCGAAGTCGTGGTGGCGATGGGGCCGTGGTCGGACCAGGTGCTCCGGCCGCTGGGCTATTCGATCCCGCTACAGGTCAAGCGCGGCTATCACCTGCATCTCAAGCCGCGCGGCAATGCGGTCTTGCATCATCCCGTGCTGGATACCGATCTCGGCTATCTCTTGGCGCCGATGAACCGCGGCATTCGCCTGACCACCGGTGCCGAGTTTGCCCACCGCGATGCACCGCCAACGCCGGTCCAGGTCGAACGGGCGCTGCCGCGGGCGCACAAATTGTTCCCGCTGGGCGAGCCGGTCGACGCCAAGCCCTGGATGGGCGCGCGGCCCTGTCTGCCCGATATGCTGCCGGTCATCGGCAAGGCCCCCCGCCATGACGGGCTGTGGTTCGATTTCGGCCACCAGCACCATGGTCTGACGCTCGGCCCCGCCACCGGCCGCCTGCTGGCCGAAATGATGACCGGCGAGACCCCGTTTGCCGATGTCCGGCCGTTTGCCATCGAACGGTTTGGTTGA
- a CDS encoding DUF6489 family protein: MKVNVEIDCTPLEARQFFGLPDVSPMQTAVMDKMQQQVMANIEKVSPESLIQSWFTFDPKIAERFQDMFVTMAGLGGMTKKDK; this comes from the coding sequence ATGAAAGTTAACGTCGAAATCGATTGCACGCCGCTGGAGGCCAGGCAGTTCTTCGGATTGCCCGACGTCTCGCCGATGCAGACCGCCGTGATGGACAAGATGCAGCAGCAGGTGATGGCCAACATCGAAAAGGTCTCACCGGAGTCGCTGATCCAGAGTTGGTTCACGTTCGATCCCAAGATCGCCGAGCGATTTCAGGACATGTTCGTGACCATGGCCGGCCTTGGCGGCATGACCAAGAAGGATAAGTAA
- a CDS encoding triacylglycerol lipase, whose translation MLAETRALFELNSSLLLSPLLMRAPRGDGHPVLTLPGFLASDLSMAPMRRYLKELGYDAYAWNMGRNFGGVASKRGALRELLRRIHDQTGRNVSLVGWSLGGVYARDLALQMPDMVRSVITLGSPFANDIRATNATRLYEALSGETVDDNPEIRQAIAGDLPVPATSIYSRTDGIVNWHTSLLRPSETAENIEVYFASHIGLGVNPAALWAVADRLAQTEGEFKHFDRSGPFAIAYGPPENAQS comes from the coding sequence ATGCTGGCCGAGACGAGGGCGCTGTTCGAACTGAACTCGAGCCTGTTGCTGTCGCCGCTCTTGATGCGCGCGCCGCGCGGCGACGGACATCCGGTGCTGACGCTGCCGGGCTTTCTTGCCAGCGATCTTTCGATGGCGCCGATGCGGCGCTACCTGAAAGAGCTCGGCTACGACGCCTATGCGTGGAACATGGGCCGCAATTTCGGCGGCGTTGCTTCCAAGCGCGGTGCGTTGCGCGAGCTCCTGCGGCGCATTCATGACCAGACCGGTCGCAATGTCAGTCTGGTCGGCTGGAGTCTCGGCGGCGTCTATGCGCGCGATCTCGCGCTGCAGATGCCGGACATGGTGCGCTCCGTGATCACGCTCGGTAGCCCGTTTGCCAACGACATCCGGGCGACCAACGCGACGCGTCTGTATGAGGCGCTCTCGGGAGAGACGGTCGACGACAATCCGGAAATCCGTCAGGCGATCGCCGGTGACCTGCCGGTGCCAGCGACCTCGATCTATTCTCGGACCGACGGCATCGTGAACTGGCACACCAGCCTGTTGCGTCCCTCGGAAACCGCCGAAAACATCGAGGTGTACTTCGCCAGCCATATCGGGCTCGGCGTCAACCCCGCGGCATTATGGGCGGTGGCCGACCGTCTGGCGCAGACGGAGGGCGAATTTAAGCATTTTGACCGATCAGGACCATTTGCCATTGCCTACGGCCCCCCTGAAAATGCACAATCGTAA
- a CDS encoding wax ester/triacylglycerol synthase family O-acyltransferase — MADAKKLSSLDASFLYLETPEMPMHVGSMAIFRLPDGYKGDFFEEFKAMIASRLHIAPILKARLEKAPLDIDHPSWVEDDQFDIDRHIFRASLPAPRDRATLERIVGWMHAKLLNRARPLWEFYVFEGMKDNEIGLYSKMHHACIDGGAGAALTSMIYDITPVPREVEPPSARRVAQEPRDIAANLIDSYQQLWTQPFDAKAAPKSLELPRTGKSDLGSILFDNAMFQIETAVKFASSVPTMLKSLSDVVGKISDPKSRDSLASMASPPTMLNKTISSERSFAGVSISLSRAKALAKASGGKLNDVVLALSSGVVRRYLLSQGGLPNKSLTAAVPISLREEGNADANNQVFGMICSIATNIEDPKGRLETIIAQSTKSKEMSHPLRALMPQVSNLSMLGAPIVTQILALLYSRSNLSDVLPPAANITVSNVPGPRQTLYAAGAELLHIFPVSISTHGIALNITVQSYRDQLDFGFIAGANIIPHVQVLCDMLPVEFEALEAAYAPPPNMTSAAE, encoded by the coding sequence ATGGCGGACGCAAAGAAACTGTCTTCGCTGGACGCGTCGTTTCTGTATCTGGAAACGCCGGAAATGCCGATGCATGTCGGCAGCATGGCGATCTTCCGCCTGCCCGATGGCTACAAGGGCGACTTCTTCGAAGAGTTCAAGGCCATGATTGCCTCGCGGCTGCACATCGCGCCGATCCTGAAAGCGCGCCTGGAGAAGGCTCCGCTCGACATTGATCATCCCTCCTGGGTCGAAGACGATCAGTTCGACATCGACCGCCACATCTTTCGCGCCAGCCTGCCGGCGCCGCGCGATCGCGCGACGCTGGAACGCATCGTCGGCTGGATGCATGCAAAACTGCTCAACCGCGCCCGCCCGCTCTGGGAGTTCTATGTCTTCGAAGGCATGAAGGACAACGAGATCGGGCTGTACTCCAAGATGCACCATGCCTGCATCGACGGTGGCGCCGGCGCAGCGCTTACCAGCATGATCTACGACATCACGCCGGTGCCGCGTGAAGTCGAACCGCCGAGCGCGCGCAGGGTGGCGCAGGAGCCGCGCGACATCGCCGCCAACCTGATCGATTCTTACCAGCAGCTCTGGACCCAGCCGTTCGACGCCAAGGCGGCGCCAAAGAGTCTCGAACTGCCGCGTACGGGAAAAAGCGATCTCGGCTCGATCCTGTTCGACAACGCCATGTTCCAGATCGAAACTGCGGTGAAGTTCGCAAGCAGCGTGCCGACGATGCTGAAGTCTCTCTCCGACGTGGTCGGCAAGATTTCCGATCCGAAATCGCGCGATAGTCTGGCCAGCATGGCCTCGCCGCCGACCATGCTCAACAAGACGATCTCGTCGGAACGCAGCTTTGCCGGCGTCTCGATCTCGCTGTCGCGCGCAAAGGCGCTGGCAAAGGCGTCCGGCGGCAAGCTCAACGACGTCGTGCTGGCGCTGTCTTCGGGCGTGGTGCGGCGCTACCTGCTCAGCCAGGGCGGTCTGCCGAACAAATCCCTGACGGCGGCGGTGCCGATCTCGCTGCGCGAGGAGGGCAATGCCGACGCCAACAACCAGGTGTTCGGCATGATCTGCTCGATCGCCACCAATATCGAGGATCCGAAGGGACGGCTGGAAACCATCATCGCGCAATCCACCAAGTCGAAGGAGATGTCGCATCCGCTGCGAGCGCTGATGCCGCAGGTCTCCAACCTCTCGATGCTGGGCGCGCCGATCGTGACCCAGATATTGGCGCTGCTCTACAGCCGTTCCAACCTTTCCGACGTGCTGCCGCCGGCAGCCAACATCACCGTATCCAACGTCCCCGGACCGCGGCAGACGCTGTATGCCGCCGGCGCAGAGCTCCTGCACATCTTCCCGGTGTCGATCTCGACGCATGGCATTGCGCTCAACATCACCGTGCAGAGCTACCGCGACCAGCTCGATTTCGGCTTCATCGCCGGCGCCAACATCATTCCGCATGTCCAGGTCCTCTGCGACATGCTTCCGGTCGAATTTGAAGCGCTGGAGGCGGCATACGCACCGCCGCCGAACATGACCAGTGCAGCTGAATAG
- a CDS encoding alpha/beta fold hydrolase: MIEMPPLQFAHVNGIRMGFYEAGPQSDKPPIVLCHGWPELAFSWRHQIKALSEAGIRVIAPDQRGYGATDRPEAVEDYDIEHLTGDLVGLLDHLEIRKAIFVGHDWGGFIVWQMPLRHLDRTAGVVGVNTPHMDRAPADPIELFRMRFGDQMYIVQFQDPAREPDRIFGSRVEQTFDAFMRKPVPRRDTTPADQPVAGVGASPRLNLAFPQMIAGYDAKHDPRTPILSPEEKKVFVDTFTKTGFTGGINWYRNMSRNWQRSEWLDHTVRVPSLMIMAENDHVLPPSAADGMEKLVPDLEKYLVRDSGHWTQQEKPDEVSSKLIEWRRKRFG, encoded by the coding sequence ATGATTGAAATGCCGCCGCTGCAGTTCGCCCACGTGAACGGCATTCGCATGGGCTTCTACGAGGCGGGGCCCCAATCCGATAAGCCGCCGATCGTCCTCTGCCACGGCTGGCCGGAGCTGGCGTTTTCCTGGCGTCACCAGATCAAGGCCTTGAGCGAGGCCGGCATCCGCGTGATTGCGCCGGATCAGCGCGGCTATGGCGCGACCGACCGGCCTGAAGCGGTCGAGGACTACGACATCGAGCACCTGACCGGCGACCTCGTCGGCCTGCTCGATCATCTCGAGATCCGCAAGGCGATCTTTGTCGGTCACGATTGGGGTGGCTTCATCGTCTGGCAGATGCCGCTGCGGCATCTCGATCGCACCGCGGGCGTCGTCGGTGTCAATACCCCTCACATGGATCGCGCGCCGGCGGATCCCATCGAACTGTTCCGCATGCGCTTTGGCGACCAGATGTATATCGTGCAGTTTCAGGACCCGGCGCGCGAACCCGATCGAATATTCGGCAGCCGAGTCGAACAGACCTTTGATGCCTTCATGCGCAAGCCGGTGCCACGCCGCGACACTACGCCCGCAGACCAGCCGGTCGCCGGTGTTGGCGCCTCGCCCAGGCTCAACCTGGCGTTTCCGCAAATGATCGCCGGCTACGACGCCAAACATGATCCGCGCACGCCGATCCTGAGCCCGGAAGAAAAGAAGGTGTTCGTCGATACCTTCACGAAAACCGGGTTTACTGGCGGCATAAATTGGTACCGCAACATGTCGCGCAATTGGCAACGTTCGGAGTGGCTGGACCACACCGTGCGGGTGCCATCGCTGATGATCATGGCCGAAAACGATCACGTGCTGCCGCCATCGGCCGCCGATGGCATGGAGAAGCTCGTGCCAGATCTGGAGAAGTATCTGGTGCGCGACAGCGGCCATTGGACGCAGCAGGAAAAGCCGGACGAGGTCAGCAGCAAGCTGATCGAATGGCGCAGGAAAAGATTTGGGTAG